One stretch of Cygnus olor isolate bCygOlo1 chromosome 1, bCygOlo1.pri.v2, whole genome shotgun sequence DNA includes these proteins:
- the AVPR1A gene encoding vasopressin V1a receptor, with product MRLAGGAGSPRAGGSPPGNGSRWRAAEGGGGSSSGGSGSSPSPEEAWSGSPNGSLGGWDPFGRDEELAKLEIAVLAVTFAVAVVGNGSVLLALRRTPRKASRMHLFIRHLSLADLVVAFFQVLPQLCWEVTHRFHGPDGLCRVVKHLQVFGMFASAYMLVAMTADRYIAVCHPLKTLQQPTKRSYGMIAAAWALSLLLSTPQYFIFSLSEVERGSRVYDCWAHFIMPWGPRAYVTWITGGIFVAPVLILATCYGFICYHIWRNARGKARPGQAAGGGRRAGGGGGGGGAPAPRRGLLLAPCVSSVRSISRAKIRTVKMTFVIVSAYVVCWAPFFTIQMWSVWDQRFPWLDSENTATTVTALLASLNSCCNPWIYMFFSGHLLQDCIQSFPCCQKVKQTLSKEDSNSNSRRQTSFTNNRSPTHSLNTWRESPHSKSTSFIPIPT from the exons ATGCGCCTCGCGGGCGGCGCCGGGTCCCcgcgggctgggggctcccccccCGGCAACGGCAGCCGGTGGCGGGCGGCGGAGGGCGGCggagggagcagcagcggcggcagcggcagcagcccGAGCCCCGAGGAGGCTTGGTCGGGGTCCCCCAACGGCAGCCTGGGCGGCTGGGACCCGTTCGGGCGCGAcgaggagctggccaagctggaGATCGCCGTGCTGGCCGTCACCTTCGCCGTGGCGGTGGTGGGCAACGGCAGCGTGCTGCTGGCGCTGCGCCGCACGCCGCGCAAGGCGTCCCGCATGCACCTCTTCATCCGGCACCTCAGCCTGGCCGACCTGGTGGTGGCCTTCTTCCAGGTGCTGccgcagctctgctgggaggtCACGCACCGCTTCCACGGCCCCGACGGGCTCTGCCGGGTCGTCAAGCACCTGCAGGTCTTCGGCATGTTCGCCTCGGCGTACATGCTGGTGGCCATGACCGCCGACCGCTACATCGCCGTGTGCCACCCGCTGAAGACGCTGCAGCAGCCCACCAAGCGCTCCTACGGCATGATCGCGGCCGCCTGGGCGCTcagcctgctgctcagcaccccgcAGTACTTCATCTTCTCCCTCAGCGAGGTGGAGCGCGGCTCGCGGGTCTACGACTGCTGGGCGCACTTCATCATGCCCTGGGGGCCCCGCGCCTATGTCACCTGGATCACGGGCGGCATCTTCGTCGCGCCCGTCCTCATCCTCGCCACCTGCTACGGCTTCATCTGCTACCACATCTGGCGCAACGCCCGCGGCAAGGCGCGGccggggcaggcggcgggcggcgggcggcgggcgggcggcggcggcggaggggggggagccccggccccgcggcgggggctGCTGCTCGCCCCCTGTGTCAGCAGCGTCAGGAGCATCTCCCGAGCCAAGATCCGCACCGTCAAGATGACCTTCGTCATCGTCTCGGCGTACGTCGTCTGCTGGGCGCCCTTCTTCACCATCCAGATGTGGTCCGTCTGGGACCAGCGCTTCCCCTGGCTCG ACTCTGAAAACACTGCTACTACAGTCACTGCTCTCTTGGCCAGCCTGAACAGTTGCTGTAACCCGTGGATCTACATGTTCTTCAGCGGGCATCTCCTGCAAGACTGCATACAGAGCTTCCCTTGCTGCCAAAAAGTGAAGCAAACGCTGAGTAAGGAAGATTCGAACAGCAACAGCAGGCGACAGACTTCTTTTACCAACAACAGGAGCCCAACCCACAGCTTGAACACCTGGAGGGAGTCGCCCCACTCGAAGTCGACCAGCTTCATCCCCATTCCCACCTGA